A single genomic interval of Microbulbifer variabilis harbors:
- a CDS encoding helix-turn-helix domain-containing protein — protein sequence MSDMDVCSEVSDAGDLGARLKLVRKIYGISQRQLARQAGVTNATVSFIEQGRVSPSVGSLEKILNSVPMSLAEFFSLELAEPEQIFFRANEMPDIGNGRVFCHLLGGSRQGRAMTILRKVFPAGQDTGSGQLLLNGEVGGIVIAGELEVTAGSEFALLEEGDGYYLNARRPHRFRNPGSIDCVVFSAVAATPSSNISCASRPNEPFYKG from the coding sequence ATGTCAGACATGGATGTTTGTAGTGAAGTTAGTGATGCCGGGGATCTAGGTGCCCGGCTGAAGCTGGTGCGAAAAATTTATGGGATTTCCCAGCGACAACTTGCGCGGCAAGCGGGCGTTACCAATGCCACTGTGTCTTTTATAGAGCAGGGTCGGGTCAGCCCATCTGTGGGATCGCTTGAGAAGATATTGAATAGTGTGCCCATGTCTCTGGCTGAGTTTTTCTCCCTGGAACTTGCCGAGCCAGAACAAATTTTTTTTCGCGCCAATGAAATGCCCGATATTGGTAATGGTCGGGTTTTCTGTCATTTGCTCGGCGGCTCCCGCCAGGGTCGCGCCATGACAATCCTTCGTAAAGTGTTTCCCGCTGGGCAGGATACCGGTTCAGGCCAATTGCTACTCAATGGGGAGGTGGGGGGGATTGTTATTGCTGGAGAGTTGGAGGTTACAGCAGGATCAGAGTTTGCCCTGCTAGAGGAGGGGGATGGTTATTACTTAAATGCCCGGCGCCCACATCGCTTCCGCAACCCCGGAAGTATTGACTGTGTGGTTTTCAGTGCCGTGGCTGCCACTCCCTCATCGAATATTTCCTGCGCTTCCCGTCCAAACGAGCCTTTCTATAAAGGGTGA
- the fadB gene encoding fatty acid oxidation complex subunit alpha FadB — protein MLFSGKALTVQMLDNGIAELKFDLQGESVNKFNRQTVSEFSQALDAIEAADGIKGVLLTSGKSVFIVGADITEFGGAFSAGAEGVADLMNQNNENINRLEDLPVPTAVAINGYALGGGFEVCLGCDFRLMGEEAKVGLPEVKLGLIPGWGGTVRLPRVVGVDVAAEWIAAGKEQKPAAALEAHAVDAVIPTDKLKDAAVKLLERAINGELDYKAIRELKKSPIPLNDTEALMAFFTTKAFVGQQAGKNYPSPVAAVESIEQGYKLTRDEALKIEQEKFIFCAQTGTAKSLVGLFLADQAISKVAKGWEKKADKPIERAAVLGAGIMGGGIAYQSAYKGTPIKMKDIDQKGIDLGLNEANKLLSKLVDRKRLTPVKMGEVLNRIEPTLSYDGFNDIDVVVEAVVENPKVKHAVLKEVETKVSEDTVIASNTSTISINQLAEPLSRPENFLGMHFFNPVHKMPLVEVIRGEKTSDTAVARVVAYANKMGKKAIVVRDCPGFLVNRVLFPYFAGFSMLVRDGADFQAVDKVMERWGWPMGPAYLMDVVGIDTGVHAESVMAEGFPDRMGKTFTAASDVMYEAGRYGQKNNKGFYNYEQDKKGRPKKVATEESYELLKPHVAERREFEKDEIIERMMVPMATELARCLEEGIVDSPAEADMALIYGIGFPPFRGGIFAWLDSIGLDEFVKIADKYADLGELYKPTDRMREMAASGKTYYGEK, from the coding sequence ATGTTATTTAGTGGCAAAGCGCTCACGGTTCAGATGCTGGATAACGGCATCGCCGAGCTTAAATTCGACCTGCAAGGCGAATCCGTCAACAAGTTCAACCGCCAAACGGTTTCCGAATTCTCTCAGGCTCTGGATGCAATTGAAGCAGCAGATGGCATCAAAGGTGTGCTGCTGACCAGTGGCAAGAGCGTCTTTATTGTCGGTGCTGATATCACTGAGTTTGGCGGTGCTTTTTCTGCAGGCGCAGAGGGCGTTGCTGATCTGATGAATCAGAACAACGAAAATATCAACCGTCTGGAAGATCTGCCGGTACCGACTGCGGTGGCAATTAATGGCTACGCGCTCGGTGGTGGTTTTGAAGTGTGTCTTGGCTGTGACTTCCGCCTGATGGGCGAAGAGGCCAAAGTTGGCCTTCCGGAAGTTAAACTGGGCTTGATTCCGGGCTGGGGCGGCACCGTTCGCCTGCCGCGTGTAGTGGGTGTTGATGTTGCTGCTGAGTGGATTGCAGCAGGTAAAGAGCAGAAGCCGGCTGCCGCTCTGGAGGCTCACGCTGTTGATGCGGTGATCCCCACTGACAAACTCAAAGATGCAGCGGTCAAGCTGCTTGAGCGCGCTATCAATGGCGAGCTGGACTACAAAGCCATTCGCGAACTCAAGAAATCTCCGATTCCCTTGAATGATACCGAAGCGCTGATGGCCTTCTTTACCACCAAGGCATTTGTGGGTCAGCAGGCGGGCAAAAACTACCCTTCTCCTGTAGCTGCGGTTGAGTCAATCGAGCAGGGCTACAAGCTGACTCGCGATGAAGCGCTGAAAATCGAGCAAGAGAAGTTTATTTTCTGCGCGCAGACTGGCACTGCGAAATCTTTGGTAGGGCTGTTCCTGGCTGACCAGGCAATCAGTAAGGTTGCCAAAGGTTGGGAGAAGAAAGCCGATAAGCCGATTGAGCGTGCGGCAGTATTGGGTGCTGGCATTATGGGTGGCGGTATCGCTTACCAGTCTGCCTACAAGGGCACTCCGATCAAGATGAAGGATATCGACCAGAAGGGTATCGACCTTGGTCTGAATGAGGCGAACAAGCTGCTGTCCAAGCTGGTTGATCGCAAGCGCCTGACCCCCGTTAAAATGGGTGAAGTGCTCAACCGTATCGAGCCTACCTTGAGCTACGACGGCTTCAACGATATCGATGTTGTTGTGGAAGCCGTGGTTGAAAATCCCAAGGTGAAGCACGCAGTATTGAAAGAAGTGGAAACCAAAGTAAGCGAAGACACTGTAATCGCTTCTAACACCTCCACTATTTCTATTAACCAGCTGGCTGAGCCGCTCTCCCGCCCGGAAAACTTCCTCGGCATGCACTTTTTCAACCCAGTGCACAAAATGCCGCTGGTTGAGGTGATTCGCGGAGAGAAAACTTCCGACACAGCTGTAGCTCGCGTTGTTGCCTACGCAAACAAGATGGGCAAGAAAGCTATTGTTGTACGCGACTGTCCGGGATTCCTGGTTAACCGCGTTCTCTTCCCTTACTTTGCCGGTTTCTCCATGCTGGTGCGCGATGGCGCTGACTTCCAGGCCGTTGACAAGGTGATGGAGCGCTGGGGTTGGCCGATGGGGCCCGCTTACCTGATGGACGTTGTTGGAATTGATACCGGTGTTCACGCGGAAAGCGTAATGGCTGAAGGCTTCCCCGATCGTATGGGTAAAACCTTTACCGCTGCTTCCGACGTTATGTATGAAGCGGGTCGTTACGGCCAGAAGAACAACAAAGGCTTCTACAACTACGAGCAGGACAAAAAAGGTCGCCCGAAGAAAGTGGCTACTGAAGAGTCCTACGAGCTGCTTAAGCCGCACGTTGCTGAACGTCGCGAGTTTGAAAAAGACGAAATTATCGAGCGCATGATGGTGCCTATGGCAACCGAGCTGGCTCGCTGCCTGGAAGAGGGTATCGTGGATTCCCCAGCTGAAGCCGATATGGCGCTGATCTACGGCATTGGCTTCCCTCCATTCCGCGGTGGAATCTTCGCGTGGCTGGACAGTATTGGTCTGGATGAGTTCGTGAAGATTGCCGATAAGTACGCCGATCTGGGTGAGCTGTACAAGCCGACCGATCGCATGCGTGAAATGGCCGCAAGTGGCAAAACCTACTACGGCGAAAAGTAA
- the fadA gene encoding acetyl-CoA C-acyltransferase FadA, producing the protein MSLNPRDAVIVDYARTAMGRSKNGVYRHVRADDMSAELLKKFMQRNDKLDPAEIDDLIWGCVMQRDEQGFNVARFILLRAGLPHTIPAQTVNRLCGSSMSSLHTAAANIQAGVGDVYVVGGVEHMGHLNMMEHVSPNPMLGRYMAKAAGSMGMTAEYLAMMHGIQRQQMDEFGARSHHRAAEATKAGKFNREIIAIEGHDDDGVPFLVETDQTIRPDTTVEGLAQLKPAFDPKHGQVTAGTSSQITDGASVMLVMSAERAQALGMTPIARVKEMTLAGVDPSIMGYGPVPSTKKALKRAGLTVGDIDKFELNEAFAAQALPVLKDLDLLEQMDEKVNLYGGAIALGHPFGCSGVRITGTLLSVMQNEGGNLGVSTMCIGLGQGITTIVERV; encoded by the coding sequence ATGAGTTTAAATCCTAGAGATGCCGTAATCGTCGACTACGCGCGTACGGCCATGGGTCGCTCGAAGAATGGTGTATATCGCCATGTTCGCGCTGATGATATGTCCGCTGAACTGCTGAAAAAGTTCATGCAGCGCAATGACAAGCTCGATCCTGCCGAGATCGATGACCTGATCTGGGGCTGTGTTATGCAGCGCGATGAGCAGGGCTTTAATGTAGCTCGCTTTATCCTGCTGCGCGCAGGTCTGCCACACACTATCCCGGCGCAAACCGTCAACCGCCTGTGCGGCTCCTCTATGTCCTCCCTGCATACTGCAGCTGCCAACATCCAGGCTGGCGTTGGCGATGTGTACGTTGTGGGTGGTGTTGAGCACATGGGTCACCTGAACATGATGGAGCATGTTAGCCCCAACCCAATGCTGGGTCGCTATATGGCTAAAGCTGCCGGCTCCATGGGTATGACCGCTGAATACCTGGCGATGATGCACGGTATCCAGCGTCAGCAGATGGATGAGTTCGGAGCGCGCTCTCACCATCGCGCCGCTGAGGCTACCAAGGCTGGCAAATTCAATCGCGAAATTATCGCTATTGAAGGCCATGACGATGACGGCGTACCTTTCCTGGTTGAGACGGACCAAACCATCCGTCCTGACACCACCGTGGAAGGTCTGGCTCAACTGAAGCCGGCATTCGACCCGAAGCACGGCCAGGTAACAGCTGGCACTTCCTCTCAGATCACCGACGGTGCTTCTGTGATGCTGGTAATGTCCGCTGAGCGTGCTCAGGCTTTGGGTATGACCCCTATTGCTCGCGTGAAGGAAATGACGCTGGCCGGTGTTGATCCGTCCATTATGGGTTACGGTCCGGTGCCTTCCACCAAGAAGGCGCTCAAGAGAGCGGGTCTAACTGTCGGCGATATCGACAAGTTTGAGCTGAATGAGGCATTTGCAGCGCAGGCGCTGCCGGTGCTGAAGGACCTGGATCTGCTCGAGCAGATGGATGAGAAGGTCAACCTGTACGGTGGCGCTATCGCTCTTGGCCACCCCTTCGGTTGCTCAGGCGTTCGCATTACCGGTACCTTGTTGAGCGTTATGCAAAACGAGGGTGGAAACCTTGGTGTATCCACCATGTGTATCGGCTTGGGGCAGGGAATCACTACGATTGTTGAGCGAGTTTAA
- the tig gene encoding trigger factor, whose amino-acid sequence MQVSIETTSGLERRLTVNLPAEVVDKEVDKRLQQAAKTVRINGFRKGKVPMKVVRQRFGAGVRQEVLGEVMSRSFYDAVQQEEVKPAGQPSIEAKQTAAGENLEYVATFEVYPEVELADLAEVSVERPVAEVTDADVNNMVDVLRKQQSSWKDTKRKAQKGDRVVINFLGRKDGEEFEGGKAEGHQLVLGSGQMIPGFEEGILGMKPGEEKDLDLTFPEDYQAEELRGAAVTFNIKVTSSEKPELPELNEEFFAAYGVQEGGEEKFREEVRGNMERELKNAALNKVKTQVMDQLFEQHPVELPSALVAGEVSTLRGQMVQQFGGQIKAEDAERMLPDTMFEDQAKRRVVLGLVVGEIVKKNELSVDADLVKAKVEELASTYQQPEEVVEYYYNNRELLSGVESVVLEDQVVDFVLKSAKVEEVKSTYDDVIKPQKQG is encoded by the coding sequence ATGCAGGTTTCCATCGAAACTACTTCCGGTCTGGAGCGTCGCTTAACGGTCAACTTGCCGGCGGAAGTCGTCGATAAAGAAGTGGACAAGCGCCTTCAGCAGGCGGCTAAGACTGTTCGTATAAACGGTTTCCGCAAAGGCAAGGTGCCGATGAAAGTTGTGCGTCAGCGCTTTGGTGCCGGCGTTCGCCAGGAAGTGCTCGGCGAGGTTATGAGCCGTTCCTTCTACGATGCGGTTCAGCAGGAAGAAGTTAAGCCTGCCGGTCAGCCAAGCATTGAGGCAAAGCAAACTGCAGCTGGCGAGAATCTGGAATACGTCGCCACTTTTGAAGTTTATCCAGAAGTAGAATTGGCCGACCTGGCTGAGGTTAGCGTTGAGCGTCCAGTTGCAGAAGTAACTGATGCGGATGTTAACAATATGGTTGATGTGCTGCGCAAACAACAGTCTTCCTGGAAGGATACCAAGCGCAAGGCACAAAAAGGTGATCGTGTTGTGATCAACTTCTTGGGCCGTAAAGATGGTGAAGAGTTTGAGGGCGGTAAGGCCGAAGGTCACCAGTTGGTACTGGGCTCCGGCCAGATGATCCCCGGTTTTGAGGAAGGTATCCTCGGCATGAAGCCCGGTGAAGAGAAAGATCTGGACCTGACCTTCCCTGAAGACTACCAAGCTGAAGAGCTACGTGGTGCTGCGGTAACCTTCAATATTAAAGTTACCTCTTCTGAAAAGCCTGAGCTGCCCGAGCTGAATGAAGAATTCTTCGCGGCATATGGTGTTCAGGAGGGTGGAGAAGAGAAGTTCCGCGAAGAAGTTCGCGGTAACATGGAGCGTGAGCTGAAAAACGCAGCGCTGAACAAGGTTAAAACCCAGGTGATGGACCAGTTGTTTGAACAGCACCCGGTCGAATTGCCTTCTGCCCTGGTCGCAGGTGAGGTTAGCACTCTGCGTGGACAAATGGTTCAGCAGTTTGGTGGCCAGATCAAAGCTGAAGATGCTGAGCGTATGTTGCCGGACACTATGTTCGAAGATCAGGCCAAGCGTCGTGTAGTTCTAGGCCTTGTTGTTGGTGAGATCGTTAAGAAAAACGAACTGTCTGTAGATGCAGACCTGGTGAAGGCTAAGGTTGAGGAACTGGCTTCTACCTACCAGCAACCGGAAGAAGTGGTTGAATACTACTACAATAACCGCGAGCTGCTCTCTGGAGTTGAATCGGTAGTTCTGGAAGATCAGGTTGTGGACTTTGTACTGAAGTCTGCAAAAGTCGAAGAAGTTAAAAGTACTTATGACGACGTGATCAAGCCGCAGAAGCAGGGTTAA
- the clpP gene encoding ATP-dependent Clp endopeptidase proteolytic subunit ClpP produces MARIDYPQASIDPLATGLVPMVVEQTARGERSFDIYSRLLKERVIFLVGPVEDHMANLVVAQLLFLEAENPDKDIHLYINSPGGSVTAGMSIYDTMQFIKPDVSTMCIGQACSMGAFLLTAGAPGKRFATPNSRVMIHQPSGGAQGQASDIHIHAQEILKIRHRLNELMAHHSGRPVSDIERDTERDHFLSADEAKEYGLVDDVLSRRQALEK; encoded by the coding sequence ATGGCACGAATCGATTATCCCCAAGCCTCAATTGACCCCTTAGCGACTGGTTTGGTGCCCATGGTGGTAGAACAAACTGCCAGGGGTGAGCGTTCCTTTGATATCTACTCACGTCTATTGAAGGAAAGGGTTATTTTCTTGGTTGGCCCTGTGGAAGACCACATGGCTAATCTGGTAGTTGCCCAGTTACTGTTTCTCGAAGCAGAAAATCCTGATAAAGACATTCATCTGTATATCAACTCTCCCGGTGGATCTGTAACTGCAGGTATGTCCATTTATGACACCATGCAGTTTATCAAGCCGGATGTGAGCACCATGTGTATTGGTCAGGCTTGCAGCATGGGAGCCTTCCTGCTGACGGCAGGAGCGCCAGGTAAGCGGTTTGCCACCCCTAACTCCCGGGTGATGATCCATCAGCCCAGTGGTGGCGCTCAAGGGCAGGCTAGCGATATTCATATTCATGCTCAGGAAATCCTCAAAATTCGTCATCGCTTAAATGAGTTGATGGCCCACCATTCTGGGCGTCCGGTCAGTGATATTGAGAGAGATACTGAGCGTGACCACTTCCTGAGTGCCGATGAGGCGAAGGAGTATGGTCTAGTGGATGATGTACTTTCCCGCCGTCAGGCTCTTGAAAAGTAA